In the genome of Thioalkalivibrio sp. XN279, one region contains:
- a CDS encoding flagellar protein FlgN, with protein MQEQPAGHVAMTSTINALSNCAEILDALVATLLGEQQAFTERDTEALLAVAERKRALLEDLKRSAPCLVALPEAPRVLRERIEHSFERCRELNQVTGRFIAANRGATEKAIAALRGVPPPMPSYGRHGASDDEHGSRTLATA; from the coding sequence ATGCAAGAGCAACCGGCGGGCCATGTCGCCATGACCAGCACGATCAACGCACTCAGCAACTGTGCGGAGATCCTCGATGCCCTGGTGGCCACGCTGCTCGGTGAGCAGCAGGCGTTCACCGAGCGGGATACAGAGGCGTTGCTGGCTGTGGCAGAACGCAAGCGCGCCCTGCTGGAAGACCTCAAGCGCTCGGCGCCCTGCCTGGTGGCGTTGCCCGAGGCGCCTCGCGTGCTGCGCGAGCGTATCGAGCACAGCTTCGAGCGCTGCCGGGAACTGAACCAGGTCACCGGCCGCTTCATTGCCGCAAACCGCGGCGCGACCGAAAAGGCGATCGCCGCGCTGCGTGGCGTGCCGCCGCCCATGCCTTCTTACGGGCGCCACGGCGCGTCCGACGACGAGCACGGGTCGCGCACGCTCGCGACCGCGTAG
- a CDS encoding STAS domain-containing protein has translation MKSLTLPPDLRIQHASSLQQRLLQALEGTGRLRLRAAAVERVDAAGLQLLLAAQHEADRRGRSMDLEAPAPVLLEGLQRLGLGDRIPTQATTSGGGKRRRNPQEKVNGKNPGS, from the coding sequence ATGAAATCGCTCACCCTCCCCCCGGACCTGCGCATCCAGCATGCATCGAGCTTGCAGCAGCGACTGCTGCAGGCGCTCGAAGGTACGGGACGGTTGCGCCTGCGCGCCGCCGCCGTGGAACGCGTGGACGCCGCCGGGCTGCAGCTGCTGCTCGCGGCGCAGCACGAGGCCGACCGCCGCGGGCGCAGCATGGACCTCGAGGCGCCTGCCCCGGTCCTGCTCGAGGGCCTGCAGCGACTCGGGCTCGGCGACCGTATCCCAACCCAAGCAACCACGTCAGGCGGTGGCAAGCGCCGCCGCAACCCGCAGGAAAAGGTCAATGGCAAAAATCCTGGTAGTTGA